The nucleotide window TCCAAGCTGGAGAAAGCTGACATCCTGGAGATGACCGTTTGTTTCCTCAGacaactgcagcagcagaatcaAGCTGTGGACTCAGCAGCTGTCCATCAGGGCTACTCCAGGTGTGTCCAAGAGGTGACACACTTCCTGTCCAAAGAGCAGCTAAAGACACAGTCCCAGAGAAGACTGCTGAACCACTTCAACAAGCTGCAGTCTTCCTCTGATAAGAACCTGAGAGAGGCTGACTTCTCTCCTCTGAGCTCCACAGTCCAGACCAGCATCACCAAAGACAAGAGTCCAGTCAACAGCGTCCTCTGGAGGCCGTGGTAGACACCACCACCAGACAAACTGACACGACCATATTGGTCAAAGATTAGAGGAACTGAGTTCTTCTGAATTGACATTTGACAAACTATTTCTTCTGTTTGTACAGAGGGCTgcactgtgttttctttttgcaagaTGATATTTCCTGAGGAAATGACAGCAACATTATCTTtcaagtaaagaaagaaaacatcttgTCATGCATGTTGCATGAACCAAATCTGATTGCATCAGCAATTATTATATCTCACTGTACAATGATACATTCAGTATCATTTGATTGGCAATGATCATATTGATCAAAACCTTTAACTGACCTTTATTATGAACATATTGTCATAGAGACTTTAATCTCTCTGGTTTCTCAAAACTGATCTGTTGTGAGATCAAAATATTtagccctttttttaaaaggttttgcTTAATGTCACAATTTTCATGTGATACTTTTATGTGTCAAAGCACGTCGTGTGTTGGTACAATATTGTGCATAAAGATATTGATAACCTCTTGATAGGTATTGATGATTTTGAATCCCTCAAAAATCCTAACAGTTctttttatgaacattttgtcaaaactgACTTTCCCTCACATAAtgtgattatttaaaaatgatctgtTTTAAGATCAGTATGATTATTCTTTTACTGTGAAAGGTTTGTTTAATGTTACTCTGTCACAGTTTTCCCGTGACAATGTAACATTTACATGAGATTAAATTAACTGAATGCTACTTCAGTATGATGTGATCTGTTGTAAGgtcactttttaatattttttttatcttgcacagaatatgttaatgtttaaatccattctgtgaaaaaaatcaaaggaaaatGAGTACTGTGTCCTCAAATATTGTAAATCATTTGTCTTTTATAAAGACAGCTGTTCCTTTACTCTCTCTGAGTACAGTGTGTCTTGTAGAAATCTACAAGTTGTTGTGATGTATCATCACCTCTAGTTGGAGCTTTTTTGCTTTATGTGGCTCTTTGTGCCTTgatgaataaacaaacactgcCAGCTGAAAATTGTGTGTTCTTACGTCACTGTGTCATGATAAAAGAGAGactttcaatatttatttatttttatattaacttAATGAATTGAGGTGTCCATCACTGTTCACATGAGTTTTTTATCTATAACATAACCTTTTAGTATTAAACTAAGTATATGAATGTgattaaattaagatttattgtAAGGAGAGATAATCAATATTATGTCACTCTGGAGTCAGTCAAGTCATCAAACTAAAtgagaaaatgtacatttcaaaGACACTTTACTGCACCATTATTTTAGTGTTGTCAGGTTTGGGGTATTTTATCGAAAAACGTTTAAAATTAACCATCTCTCACTTTAAAGAGTTAAGAAATGGTATCTAATGTGCTGCATAATGAGGCACACTTCTATTGTTCCTGTGGT belongs to Plectropomus leopardus isolate mb unplaced genomic scaffold, YSFRI_Pleo_2.0 unplaced_scaffold29014, whole genome shotgun sequence and includes:
- the LOC121938272 gene encoding transcription factor HES-5-like, producing the protein KLEKADILEMTVCFLRQLQQQNQAVDSAAVHQGYSRCVQEVTHFLSKEQLKTQSQRRLLNHFNKLQSSSDKNLREADFSPLSSTVQTSITKDKSPVNSVLWRPW